One Periophthalmus magnuspinnatus isolate fPerMag1 chromosome 4, fPerMag1.2.pri, whole genome shotgun sequence genomic window, ATAAATAAGTTTCGACTGATTGATgaatgtacaaaaaataaagaccAGAAATGCTGATTATTACAAGTTTAAAAGCAAGGGGTGTGTGGTTGGCAGACAAAGAAAAAGATGGGCTTATAATTAATCATTTAGATCAGAATTAAATCCATGCATTGGCTAAATAGGTACTTGACTGATCTATTTAGCCAGCTTGTTCAAGACCCCAAAGACCCAATATATCAACTTCTAAAGCAGAGATGTGAAGTGTATTTAGAAagaaatatcattttatttctacTGTGGTATGTATTGATCAGTCTATAGACACAATAAAAGCGTTTGTGTGTTGCCAACATTAATTTAGTAAATAACATGATGAAATGTTGTCTTCCACAGACTTCACAAGCAGCAGGCCCTGTACTCTCCAGAACAGTTCTTACCCCGAGTGGACGGCGTTCCCGTGGAGTACGACAAACTGACCCTTGACCTCTTCATGCTAGGCTACTTCCACATCCTGGAGCTGGAGTTACCTGTGGATGAGCGTAAAATGAGGCACCTTCTCTGTTTTGAGGTGTTTGATCACGTGGGCAGTTTTccctgggagacagtccgggaCTTCCACAAAGCTGTCATTCAGGAGATAGAGGCCGGCAACAGGGAGTGGAAAGATGGATTTGAGGACATTAAAGTCAAGTTCTTTGGAAATGCAGTGAGTCCATCTGAAAACAACACAGAGGTGGTCAAACATACTCTTCCAGAAGTTAGACAGGTCCCGAAAGTCATTGTCCAGACTCCAACACCAGACGAATCAATTCTATATAAAGGGACTGACATTTCCAGTTTCAGCAATGAGGAGATTTGTAAATACATTGACCGCAGTTTTGCTttttggaaagagagagaagcagagattTTTGATTTTGAGTAGATTTCATTTTGATATTATTGCTGATTAGTAACAACTTAAGGGCTGGGCACCAAACAAGTcgatatatatttataaaagtttatactaaatgtttgtttacttgtttataATTCCAGGACTGTGTTATGATTTGTATTCTGGCATTTTTGAAGAATTTTTTAACAAAGAATTGCGTTTAACTATGATGGAACCCAGGTTTACATTGGCACTAATAGTACTTCCAAAATACCCAGCCCTTTTTCAAATGCCAGAGTGTATTTGATTATAAATGAGTgtatttgtgtgatgttttgtttattattgtttgagtaCATAAATGATAATCAGCACCTGTATTTCCCTATTCAagagattttcaaaataaactttGCACGTATATGCTTCTGACCTCTTagtatttactttgttttttttcttgttgaaCTACTTGAGTTAATTGTGCATTtactttaaagggccatattacactattttctaatctatgttataatgttgtttcttcatcaaaaacatacctggagttgtgttttgtttcattcagtttttctttcaaatgaaaaactttGTAATGTCACATGGCAATataagaagtgctccactgtgtttttaactctATTCACCCACTAGAAtgatttgggtaatttcagccctgaattgccaatctctactgaactaaaggtaaaaggagctgttaacttgaaaaataccacttcatgacatcacaaggtggaacagagcgttttgagctttgtagatgtaacagactaataataaggtgtgactcaaacatgtgtgaatgaaacaaaacacaactccaggtctgagttaatgaggtaacaacattgtaaagttcacaagaatcagttttgcccaatattggacctttaataaaagttatacgtttttataattattatttataattgttATTTATTAAGTATTTACAAATATTCACGAGAAtaatttatgtaattttttttttttgtttaccttAGATACAATCTGTGATACAGTTGTGGAACTGGCCAGCCTTACGCATTATACCTTACCTTACTTTTTGCTAACACAAAGTAAAGTCCAAAGATTGTTAAACAATGAGTGGCTTATCTTTGAAAAGGATTCatgtatttaaagtgcatttgctTGAGCAGGCCCATTACAATGTCAAACATGTGTCCGTAACAGCAGCTGCGGCCTCCATGGTGGTTGTTTAGAGCCAGGCCCCAGCTCAGCGTCAGACTAAGGGCTAAAAATACCAGAGTGAGTGACAGCGGGACGTCCCAGTGACTTGGCAGAAGCTGGTTCGCCATGCCGCTTCACTCTCCCCAGTCTTTCTGATCAGCTGCTACGCTACACACTGGAAGCAACAATGAAGAGTTTTCTCCATTCTCTCTGTAAGTGGTGAGTGTTTTAAGCTACTTAcatgtttgtatgtgtttgcTTTGCTTTTGTGGGATTGAGAAGAATATGTGGCTGTATATAAgtagtgttgttgtttcacTTAGTACGAGGGGTCTAGAAAACATCAAACATGCAGAGTCATTGTGAAGGAAACAATATAATACACTAATTACTTTTAGTTTAATTCAAGACAGGAGCAACTGATTTCAATATCATATTCTAATGTAATAGTAGaatgtaatagttttttttgtttttttccttttataaaATCTTCAATGTTTAGTTTCAGAACTGGATATGCTTATCAGTCATTCATGATATTGTAAAGACATGCTACTGAATATatagtatttgaacaaaatgtaatgtgttttgCTTGCTTATGTTGTATGTAAGGATCTAACAACTGATAacatttcttatttttgtgcAGATAAACCTCCCTTTGCCTGTCCTTGTTAAACTTCCACCATGGTGCGTAACGTGGATGACCTGGacttctgcctctcctctcatcctcagAGCATTCTGGAGGGCCTTcgctccctctgctctcacCCCAAACTCATCGACGTCACCCTGGTCGCGGGTGGCCGGGACTTTCCCTGCCACCGGGGGGTCCTGGCTCTGTGCAGTACCTACTTTCGCTGCATGTTTTCAGGGGATTTTGTTGAAAGCATTGCCGCCCGAGTGGAGCTCCATGATGTAGACCCTGACATCCTTGGTCATCTTCTTGATTTTGCCTATTCTGGGAAACTCACCATTAACCAAAGCAATGTCGAAGGGTTAATTTGTACATCCAGCCAGTTGCAATTTCAAACAGTGAGGGCAGTTTGTAGCAGATACTTACAACACCAAATCGATGCCACTAATTGTCTGGGTATTTTAGAGTTTGGTGAGATCCACGGTTGTCCCGAAGTAGTAGCCAAAGCATGGGCATTTCTGTTGGAGAATTTTGAAGCAGTGCAACACGGTGAAGAGTTCCTCACAATAGTGAAAGATAAGCTAACTAAATGCTTGTCAAATGACGGACTGCAAATTCGGGCAGAGCGCACCCGCGTGGAGGCCATCTTGAAATGGGTTGGATATTGCAGAGAGTCTAGGCTTTGTCATCTTCATGAACTGCTATCCCTGTGCAGGCTCTCTCTACTTAGTGTGGACTATCTCAATGACAAGCTGCTGAAGGACAGTTTGGTACAGGCCTCTACCATCTGCCGAGAAGCTGTGGAAAGTATTCTCAGAGAGGTCAGTGAGTGCAGACTTTAGCCTTTTCCTAACCCGTGACACATTTCTCTTTCTAGCCTAGTTTTGATCATTGTGGTGAACTAGAGGTCAGGTCCTAAGTATGATGGATAAAGGGTTCAATAAAGGTTCCTGGACATAGTTATATGGATGACTGAGAGCCACAAACATTTATTGTCTGATATCTTGGCTTTTCAGTGGCTTTTAGCACATTGACTTTATGTGCTCTCTCCAGTTAATCCAAACATATTCTCTATCCTGTCATTGCCTTTGGCCACACATTCATTCAGCTGTCATCTAATCTGTCTGCATGATTTGGTTGCTTCTATTTTGTCAATTAAAAATACTACACACTATAAACTCAAATACAACACAGCCTATGTTATCAATAAACCCAAGCATGCTCATAAATTACTGCTGTGGGATTTAAATTTTGATATTAGAAGAAATTATAGCCTATATTTTGTTAGAAGCCCcaaaatcacacacaaaacCAAAGGCGTACTGTGCTACTGCATTATCCGTACTTCCTAAATCTTCATCTTTTGTATGTCCTTTTCCTTTCCATACAGAAAATGAGTCTGGCTCCTGAGTTTCTGGACAGGGCCAGTTCTCACAGTCCTCACCAGAACCTTCAGGAGGTGCTTTTTGTGATGGGAGGCCGCGCGCTGGACGACTCAGATGATGAAGAAGACTCGGATGAAGAAGACCGTGACCCGAGACTCGAGCGACCCCCACCTAAAAACTGTGCTttctacaacacaaaaacaagtaaaatgCAATACTCAAATACTTTGCTATCGGCAGGTATCAGTCAATAATGTAGAATAATGTAGGGTTAGACGGGTAATCAGATTTGTTTGATCGATGACTATGATGAAATATGGACCTAAGATTGTAAGTCAATTATATGGTTGACTGGAAAAGGCATTCACCCCAAAATTGCTTGatggtttgattttgttttccaGTCTGGGCACCATTGCTACTATTGCAACACAGTGTCAGTGCCTTGGCAGAAGTCTGTTTTTACAGATTGCTCCAAGTTAACATttccatttttgttgtaattttcaAAGCCTTAAAACCAGTCTAACACTTTTGCACACAGTTGTACATGTTGGCTATATCTTACATTACATATTTGTTGAGCAATATTCCTGTGATTCCCTAAAACATATTGTGGGTGTTTTTGGATGTTGTGTGAACCATTAAATGCAGTGTTGACAGAAAAACTGATTTTTGAGGAATGCGGTCTGGATGTGAC contains:
- the klhl30 gene encoding kelch-like protein 30, which produces MVRNVDDLDFCLSSHPQSILEGLRSLCSHPKLIDVTLVAGGRDFPCHRGVLALCSTYFRCMFSGDFVESIAARVELHDVDPDILGHLLDFAYSGKLTINQSNVEGLICTSSQLQFQTVRAVCSRYLQHQIDATNCLGILEFGEIHGCPEVVAKAWAFLLENFEAVQHGEEFLTIVKDKLTKCLSNDGLQIRAERTRVEAILKWVGYCRESRLCHLHELLSLCRLSLLSVDYLNDKLLKDSLVQASTICREAVESILREKMSLAPEFLDRASSHSPHQNLQEVLFVMGGRALDDSDDEEDSDEEDRDPRLERPPPKNCAFYNTKTKQWHQLPNFPNPNKWGYSMVSLNNDVYVTGGSRGSNTNTWSTTETWKYITREAKWVTVAPMLRPRTNHTSATLNGELYVIGGTTLDRVEVEHYDPYTDSWALTCPALKYVTNFTATACQGKLYVIGSCAVKYNALTMQCYNPVIDSWINVCSPFIPKYLSSPRSVCMDGVIYLVADNTKKVYSYDPEENIWQKVQLLQMLHENGGMVTLDGKLFVTGGHWKGMEGDYGVEVEVYSRASNSWDIEGTLPRMWFYTGLCTIFLDPSQWPDTFPVDAT